A genomic region of Micromonospora sp. NBC_01796 contains the following coding sequences:
- a CDS encoding DUF1295 domain-containing protein, with amino-acid sequence MSSYVIGGVFARTSRAVSLGLVAGVYLVAGGAGALTWWLLAPHHHPLTVALWADLVGTVVVFAASVVARNASLYDPYWSVAPPLIVLGWVIAAGHGVGVRQALVLGLVTVWAVRLTGNWAAGWTGLSHEDWRYVQIRGQTAGRPPWWLVNLTGVQLMPTLVVFAGLVAVWPAITGDRPLGWLDAVAAGLTAAAIALEALADRQLHRFTGEPANRGRIADRGVWRYVRHPNYLGEIAFWWGLWLFGLAAAPRWWTVVGPLVMVALFTGVSIPMMDRRSLDRRPGYREHMRKVPALLPRLTRRPAPAP; translated from the coding sequence GCGGTGTCTTCGCGCGGACCTCGCGCGCGGTCTCCCTCGGTCTGGTGGCCGGGGTCTATCTGGTGGCCGGCGGCGCGGGCGCGCTGACCTGGTGGCTGCTCGCCCCGCACCACCACCCGCTGACGGTGGCCCTCTGGGCCGATCTGGTCGGCACCGTGGTGGTCTTCGCCGCCTCGGTGGTGGCACGCAACGCCAGCCTCTACGACCCGTACTGGAGCGTGGCGCCGCCGCTGATCGTCCTCGGCTGGGTGATCGCCGCCGGGCACGGAGTCGGCGTACGGCAGGCACTGGTGCTCGGCCTGGTCACCGTCTGGGCGGTACGCCTCACCGGCAACTGGGCCGCCGGCTGGACGGGCCTGAGCCACGAGGACTGGCGTTACGTGCAGATACGCGGGCAGACCGCGGGTCGGCCGCCCTGGTGGCTGGTCAACCTCACCGGCGTGCAACTCATGCCGACCCTGGTCGTCTTCGCCGGCCTGGTCGCCGTTTGGCCGGCGATCACCGGCGACCGGCCGCTGGGCTGGCTCGACGCGGTCGCGGCCGGGCTCACCGCCGCCGCGATCGCCCTGGAGGCGCTCGCCGACCGCCAGTTGCACCGGTTCACCGGCGAGCCGGCGAACCGGGGCCGGATCGCCGACCGGGGCGTGTGGCGGTACGTCCGGCACCCGAACTACCTGGGCGAGATCGCCTTCTGGTGGGGCCTGTGGTTGTTCGGGCTGGCCGCCGCGCCGCGCTGGTGGACCGTGGTCGGGCCGCTGGTGATGGTGGCGCTGTTCACCGGGGTGAGCATTCCGATGATGGACCGGCGGTCGCTGGACCGCCGGCCCGGTTATCGGGAACACATGCGGAAGGTGCCCGCCCTGCTGCCCCGGCTCACGCGCCGACCGGCACCCGCTCCTTGA
- a CDS encoding alpha/beta fold hydrolase encodes MPYISVGVENSASIDIYYEDHGAGQPVLLIPGYPFGGTAWEKQVQALVDAGYRAITYDRRGFGKSSQPTMGYDYDTFAADLDQIMNTLDLRNVTLVGHSMGTGEVTRYLGAYGSARVNRAVVVSPIPPFLLKTADNPEGVDQSLFDGFMDQIRKDRYVWYTQFLQNFFNLDVNAGKLVSDDAVRANWSMAISSSPTATLAAVPAWLTDFRDDLPRIDVPLLIIQGDADRVLPFPSTGKRLVGMVNGSKLVVLKDAPHGIPWTHAEDVTRELLNFIKERVPVGA; translated from the coding sequence ATGCCGTACATCAGTGTCGGGGTGGAGAATTCCGCGTCCATCGACATCTACTACGAGGACCACGGCGCAGGTCAGCCGGTGTTGCTCATTCCCGGGTACCCGTTCGGCGGCACCGCGTGGGAGAAGCAGGTGCAGGCGTTGGTCGATGCCGGATACCGGGCCATCACCTACGACCGTCGGGGCTTCGGCAAGTCCAGTCAGCCCACCATGGGCTACGACTACGACACCTTCGCCGCCGATCTGGACCAGATCATGAACACCCTCGACCTGCGCAACGTCACCCTGGTCGGGCACTCGATGGGCACCGGCGAGGTGACCCGCTACCTCGGCGCGTACGGGTCCGCGCGGGTGAACCGGGCGGTGGTGGTCTCGCCGATCCCGCCGTTCCTGCTCAAGACGGCCGACAACCCCGAGGGGGTCGACCAGAGCCTGTTCGACGGCTTCATGGACCAGATCCGCAAGGACCGGTACGTCTGGTACACCCAGTTCCTGCAGAACTTCTTCAACCTCGACGTCAACGCCGGCAAGCTGGTCAGCGACGACGCGGTCCGGGCGAACTGGAGCATGGCCATCAGCTCGTCTCCGACGGCGACCCTGGCCGCCGTACCGGCCTGGTTGACCGACTTCCGGGACGACCTGCCCCGCATCGACGTGCCGCTGCTGATCATCCAGGGCGACGCCGACCGGGTGCTTCCGTTCCCGTCCACCGGCAAGCGGTTGGTGGGCATGGTCAACGGCAGCAAGCTGGTGGTACTCAAGGACGCGCCGCACGGGATCCCCTGGACCCACGCCGAGGACGTCACCCGGGAACTGCTCAACTTCATCAAGGAGCGGGTGCCGGTCGGCGCGTGA